The following coding sequences lie in one Caretta caretta isolate rCarCar2 chromosome 28, rCarCar1.hap1, whole genome shotgun sequence genomic window:
- the TNK1 gene encoding non-receptor tyrosine-protein kinase TNK1 isoform X2 yields MALDDGPDWLLALLTEIQLEQFYHKIRDELHVTRLAHFDYVKPSDLDHIGMGRPGQRRLEDAIKRRKQQGLRPKSWVYKMIGGPRTQEPGEGPSRPPAPRLDSDTSLKCLISEWDLRLGERLGDGCFGVVHRGEWTPPGGGTLSVAVKSLRSDVSTDPLALVDFLREVNAMSGLEHPHLLRLHGVVLSQPLKMVMELAPLGSLYDHLRPPYPLHRLWLYALQVAQGLAYLESKLFIHRDVAARNVLLASEEQAKIGDFGLMRALSRRGDRYIMSAHRRVPFAWCAPESLRSGTFSHASDVWMFGVTLWEMFSYCEEPWMGLSGRQIMLKVEREGGRLERPEDCPRGLYGLQLKCWAHNPNERPHFRDIIALLHELRPREVRAAHDLNEPGWLRLETNDLITVIEGSPESSTWRGQNRRTLQVGIFPASVVSPEESPPSGVPRISLPVRNSFQHVGHGDLEPSRSWGAPDRIEELKGKPRDPKDPGGIKPGAQQLIRLTRLSKSLDSVSDLSVLQMKPRRPGGGEGPRGDGGRVSRGAEAARLGHPESRRGAEG; encoded by the exons ATGGCCCTGGACGACGGCCCCGACTGGCTCCTGGCGCTGCTCACCGAAATCCAGCTGGAGCAATTTTACCACAAGATCCGCGACGAGTTACACGTCACCCGCCTGGCCCACTTCGACTACGTCAAACCCTCCGACCTCGACCACATTGGCATGGGGCGCCCTG GTCAGCGGCGGCTGGAAGACGCCATCAAGCGCAGGAAGCAGCAGGGGCTGCGCCCCAAGTCCTGGGTTTACAAG aTGATCGGTGGCCCGAGGACCCAGGAGCCGGGGGAGGggccctcccgcccccccgctccccgcctgGACTCGGACACCTCCCTGAAATGTCTGATCAGCGAGTGGGACCTGCGtctgggggagaggctgggggacgGCTGCTTCGGGGTGGTGCACCGGGGGGAGTGGACCCCGCCCGGCGGGGGCACT ctctccgTGGCTGTGAAATCCCTCCGCTCCGACGTCAGCACCGACCCCCTGGCGCTGGTCGACTTCCTCCGCGAGGTGAACGCCATGAGCGGCCTGGAGCACCCCCATCTCCTGCGGCTCCACGGGGTGGTCCTCAGCCAGCCCCTCAAGATG GTCATGGAGCTGGCCCCGCTGGGCTCCCTGTACGACCACCTGCGCCCGCCCTACCCCCTGCACCGGCTCTGGCTCTATGCCCTGCAGGTGGCCCAGGGCCTGGCTTACCTGGAGTCCAAACTCTTCATCCACCGGGACGTGGCCGCCCGCAACGTCCTGCTGGCCTCCGAGGAGCAGGCCAAGATCGGCGACTTCGGCCTCATGCGGGCGCTCTCCCGCCGGGGCGACCGGTACATCATGTCCGCCCACCGCAGAGTCCCCTTCGCCTG gtGCGCCCCCGAGAGCTTGCGCTCTGGCACCTTCTCCCACGCGTCCGACGTGTGGATGTTCGGGGTCACCCTCTGGGAGATGTTTTCCTACTGCGAGGAGCCCTGGATGGGGCTCTCGGGGCGACAG aTCATGCTGAAGGTGGAGCGCGAGGGGGGGCGGCTGGAGCGCCCCGAAGATTGCCCCCGGGGGCTGTACGGCCTGCAGCTGAAGTGCTGGGCCCACAACCCCAACGAGAGACCCCACTTCAGGGACATCATCGCCCTCCTGCATGAG CTCCGTCCCCGGGAGGTGAGAGCCGCTCACGACTTGAATGAACCGGGGTGGCTGAGACTAGAAACCAACGATCTCATAACGGTGATAGAGGGCAG ccCCGAGTCCTCGACCTGGAGGGGCCAGAACAGGCGGACGCTGCAGGTCGGGATCTTCCCGGCCTCGGTGGTGAGCCCGGAGGAATCGCCCCCCTCTGGGGTGCCCCGGATCAGCCTCCCCGTCCGCAACAGCTTCCAGCACGTGGGGCACGGAGACCTGGAGCCCAGCCGCAGCTGGGGGGCCCCTGACCGCATCGAGGA GCTGAAGGGGAAGCCCCGAGACCCTAAAGATCCCGGCGGGATCAAGCCGGGGGCCCAGCAGCTGATCCGGCTGACGC GTCTCTCTAAGAGTCTGGACTCAGTGTCAGATTTAAGCGTCCTTCAGATGAAACCCAGGCGTCCGG GTGGAGGAGAAGGTCCACGGGGTGACGGTGGACGAGTGTCGCGAGGCGCTGAGGCTGCACGGCTGGGACACCCAGAGAGCCGTCGAGGAGCTGAAG GTTGA
- the KCTD11 gene encoding BTB/POZ domain-containing protein KCTD11: MGEEEAEKGPLPAARGDPPGLPVGPVSLNVGGTLYSTTLETLTRFPDSMLGAMFRGPRPARTDGRGHYFIDRDGKAFRHVLNFLRLGRLDLPEGYAELALLRAEADFYQIRPLLAELSRLAAERRRRRAGAVLHAAVDGRERLLHFTVRRGPQNYGLSTCRLRVFTANLFCTDGPFLALLGRRLGAAGDAPQEEGPGPRRSAEEGETRSPHHLCLEWAPRPPDLPEAEYAKQKVRPLRTAPPEGREIGTAAEFLEEVLKAALDQGFRVDSVFPDPEDILNSHSLRFVRH; encoded by the coding sequence ATGGGGGAGGAAGAGGCGGAGAAGGGGCCGCTGCCGGCTGCCCGGGGGGACCCCCCGGGGCTGCCCGTGGGCCCCGTCTCCCTGAACGTGGGCGGCACCCTGTACAGCACCACGCTGGAGACCTTGACCCGCTTCCCCGACTCCATGCTGGGGGCCATGTTCCGGGGGCCCCGGCCGGCCCGCACCGACGGCCGGGGCCACTACTTCATCGACCGCGACGGCAAAGCCTTCCGGCACGTCCTCAACTTCTTGCGGCTGGGCCGGCTGGACCTGCCCGAGGGCTACGCGGAGCTGGCCCTGCTGCGGGCGGAGGCGGACTTCTACCAGATCCGGCCCCTGCTGGCCGAGCTGAGCCGGCTGGCGGccgagcggcggcggcggcgggccgGGGCCGTGCTCCACGCCGCCGTCGACGGCCGGGAGCGGCTGCTGCACTTCACCGTCCGGCGCGGGCCGCAGAACTACGGCCTGAGCACCTGCCGGCTCCGCGTCTTCACCGCCAACCTCTTCTGCACCGACGGGCCCTTCCTGGCGCTGCTGGGCCGCCGGCTGGGCGCCGCCGGGGACGCCCCCCAAGAGGAGGGGCCCGGGCCGCGCCGATCCGCGGAAGAGGGGGAAACCCGGAGCCCGCACCACCTGTGCCTGGAGTGGGCCCCGCGGCCCCCGGACCTGCCCGAGGCGGAGTACGCCAAGCAGAAGGTGCGCCCCCTCCGGACGGCGCCGCCGGAGGGGCGGGAGATTGGCACGGCGGCGGAGTTCCTGGAGGAGGTGCTGAAGGCGGCCCTGGACCAAGGCTTCCGGGTGGATTCGGTCTTCCCCGACCCGGAGGACATCCTCAACTCGCACTCGCTGCGCTTCGTCCGCCACTGA
- the TNK1 gene encoding non-receptor tyrosine-protein kinase TNK1 isoform X1 gives MALDDGPDWLLALLTEIQLEQFYHKIRDELHVTRLAHFDYVKPSDLDHIGMGRPGQRRLEDAIKRRKQQGLRPKSWVYKMIGGPRTQEPGEGPSRPPAPRLDSDTSLKCLISEWDLRLGERLGDGCFGVVHRGEWTPPGGGTLSVAVKSLRSDVSTDPLALVDFLREVNAMSGLEHPHLLRLHGVVLSQPLKMVMELAPLGSLYDHLRPPYPLHRLWLYALQVAQGLAYLESKLFIHRDVAARNVLLASEEQAKIGDFGLMRALSRRGDRYIMSAHRRVPFAWCAPESLRSGTFSHASDVWMFGVTLWEMFSYCEEPWMGLSGRQIMLKVEREGGRLERPEDCPRGLYGLQLKCWAHNPNERPHFRDIIALLHELRPREVRAAHDLNEPGWLRLETNDLITVIEGSPESSTWRGQNRRTLQVGIFPASVVSPEESPPSGVPRISLPVRNSFQHVGHGDLEPSRSWGAPDRIEELKGKPRDPKDPGGIKPGAQQLIRLTRLSKSLDSVSDLSVLQMKPRRPGKDLAFLPHHLGNPPSRPPWEMGLRPLETPPKSRPAPRPNQPRRTDAPLQQPRDRREAGGAKAPGGAHRAAVGVMGPPCGGQKGNSDMERKIKEVEEKVHGVTVDECREALRLHGWDTQRAVEELKVDQLFHISPHSRDECRRILEKHRWNLAMASRYILSRGLRA, from the exons ATGGCCCTGGACGACGGCCCCGACTGGCTCCTGGCGCTGCTCACCGAAATCCAGCTGGAGCAATTTTACCACAAGATCCGCGACGAGTTACACGTCACCCGCCTGGCCCACTTCGACTACGTCAAACCCTCCGACCTCGACCACATTGGCATGGGGCGCCCTG GTCAGCGGCGGCTGGAAGACGCCATCAAGCGCAGGAAGCAGCAGGGGCTGCGCCCCAAGTCCTGGGTTTACAAG aTGATCGGTGGCCCGAGGACCCAGGAGCCGGGGGAGGggccctcccgcccccccgctccccgcctgGACTCGGACACCTCCCTGAAATGTCTGATCAGCGAGTGGGACCTGCGtctgggggagaggctgggggacgGCTGCTTCGGGGTGGTGCACCGGGGGGAGTGGACCCCGCCCGGCGGGGGCACT ctctccgTGGCTGTGAAATCCCTCCGCTCCGACGTCAGCACCGACCCCCTGGCGCTGGTCGACTTCCTCCGCGAGGTGAACGCCATGAGCGGCCTGGAGCACCCCCATCTCCTGCGGCTCCACGGGGTGGTCCTCAGCCAGCCCCTCAAGATG GTCATGGAGCTGGCCCCGCTGGGCTCCCTGTACGACCACCTGCGCCCGCCCTACCCCCTGCACCGGCTCTGGCTCTATGCCCTGCAGGTGGCCCAGGGCCTGGCTTACCTGGAGTCCAAACTCTTCATCCACCGGGACGTGGCCGCCCGCAACGTCCTGCTGGCCTCCGAGGAGCAGGCCAAGATCGGCGACTTCGGCCTCATGCGGGCGCTCTCCCGCCGGGGCGACCGGTACATCATGTCCGCCCACCGCAGAGTCCCCTTCGCCTG gtGCGCCCCCGAGAGCTTGCGCTCTGGCACCTTCTCCCACGCGTCCGACGTGTGGATGTTCGGGGTCACCCTCTGGGAGATGTTTTCCTACTGCGAGGAGCCCTGGATGGGGCTCTCGGGGCGACAG aTCATGCTGAAGGTGGAGCGCGAGGGGGGGCGGCTGGAGCGCCCCGAAGATTGCCCCCGGGGGCTGTACGGCCTGCAGCTGAAGTGCTGGGCCCACAACCCCAACGAGAGACCCCACTTCAGGGACATCATCGCCCTCCTGCATGAG CTCCGTCCCCGGGAGGTGAGAGCCGCTCACGACTTGAATGAACCGGGGTGGCTGAGACTAGAAACCAACGATCTCATAACGGTGATAGAGGGCAG ccCCGAGTCCTCGACCTGGAGGGGCCAGAACAGGCGGACGCTGCAGGTCGGGATCTTCCCGGCCTCGGTGGTGAGCCCGGAGGAATCGCCCCCCTCTGGGGTGCCCCGGATCAGCCTCCCCGTCCGCAACAGCTTCCAGCACGTGGGGCACGGAGACCTGGAGCCCAGCCGCAGCTGGGGGGCCCCTGACCGCATCGAGGA GCTGAAGGGGAAGCCCCGAGACCCTAAAGATCCCGGCGGGATCAAGCCGGGGGCCCAGCAGCTGATCCGGCTGACGC GTCTCTCTAAGAGTCTGGACTCAGTGTCAGATTTAAGCGTCCTTCAGATGAAACCCAGGCGTCCGGGTAAAGATCTCGCCTTCCTGCCTCATCACCTCGGCAACCCACCGTCCCGCCCACCGTGGGAAATGGGGCTCCGGCCCCTAGAGACGCCCCCGAAGTCACGGCCTGCCCCTCGGCCCAACCAACCCCGCAGGACAGATGCTCCCCTCCAGCAACCTAGGGacaggagggaggcagggggggcCAAGGCCCCTGGGGGGGCCCACAGGGCCGCAGTGGGGGTCATGGGGCCCCCATGTGGCGGGCAGAAGGGCAACAGTGACATGGAGCGGAAAATCAAAGAG GTGGAGGAGAAGGTCCACGGGGTGACGGTGGACGAGTGTCGCGAGGCGCTGAGGCTGCACGGCTGGGACACCCAGAGAGCCGTCGAGGAGCTGAAG GTTGACCAGCTGTTCCACATCAGCCCGCACTCCCGGGACGAATGCCGGCGCATCCTGGAGAAGCATCGCTGGAACCTGGCCATGGCCTCACGCTACATCCTGAGCCGTGGCCTCCGGGCCTGA
- the TMEM95 gene encoding sperm-egg fusion protein TMEM95, whose translation MAPGWGTGAPQRALAAPWGAPVALFPRPPTLAAPLLLALALLAPPARGCVQCRPGHKDVPARFARLCARYRQVHGRPGCPSQPWGPESFKGFALDEQALDAVTEKTHRVLRVIEISRTLSDLPKFWDWLREVKLLEASKEVLCPPACRGSALAINCSSCKKGKVPCWAPKKCYSGRRDLQASVLLLSVLSASSLLVGFITCALQFRFYPVPE comes from the exons ATGGCACCCGGCTGGGGAACCGGTGCCCCCCAGCGGGCCCTGGCAGCCCCCTGGGGCGCCCCCGTGGCTCTGTTCCCCCGGCCCCCCACGCTGGctgcccccctgctgctggccctggccctcctggcccccccgGCCCGGGGCTGCGTTCAGTGCCGCCCGGGGCACAAGGACGTCCCGGCCCGTTTCGCCCGGCTCTGTGCCCGCTACCGCCAGGTTCACGGCCGCCCGGgctgccccagccagccctggggcCCGGAGTCCTTCAAGGGGTTCGCCCTGG ACGAGCAAGCCCTGGACGCGGTGACTGAGAAAACACACCGAGTCTTACGTGTCATTG AGATCAGCCGGACTCTCTCGGACCTGCCCAAGTTCTGGGACTGGCTGCGGGAAGTGAAGCTCCTGGAAGCCAGCAAGGAGG TTCTGTGCCCTCCAGCTTGCC GGGGCTCGGCCTTGGCCATCAACTGCTCCAGCTGCAAGAAGGGGAAGGTGCCCTGCTGGGCCCCGAAGAAATGCTACTCCG ggcgcAGGGATCTCCAGGCCTCGGTGCTGTTGCTGAGCGTCCTGTCCGCCTCCAGCCTGCTTGTGGGGTTCATCACCTGCGCCCTACa ATTCCGGTTCTACCCGGTGCCCgagtga
- the ASGR1 gene encoding asialoglycoprotein receptor 1, with amino-acid sequence MGKDYEDFQALEADDGDCTPRGTGRGVPAQQFAWQRLCAPPRPLCALLALCLGLTVGTIALAVSGSRLGAEQRGTQGVLGSVNQSLSTELVGLARSMHTLEDKLTHVAASLDETKEKSIQAQQRLEEQVGVLRDSLNSLNCDLIELKSNGSRPGCCPRAWERFGRGCYWFSTEQKTWEESNLYCQAQDSHLVIINTQEEQLYVQRRTVPLYTWIGLTDKSGQWRWVDGSLYTMDSRSWREGQPDEYHGHGLGGGEDCIHLHDDGLWNDEHCSRLYRWVCEEELKA; translated from the exons ATGGGCAAGGACTACGAGGATTTCCAGGCGCTCGAGGCGGATGATGGGGACTGCACCCCGCGTGGGACAGGtagggg cgtTCCCGCCCAGCAGTTTGCCTGGCAGCGGctctgcgcccccccccggcctctcTGCGCCCTGCTGGCCCTGTGCCTTGGGCTCACCGTCGGGACCATCGCCCTGGCGGTCAGCG gctccaggctgggcgCGGAGCAGCGGGGGAcgcagggggtgctgggcagcgtGAACCAGAGTCTGAGCACCGAGCTCGTGGGGCTGGCCCGCAGCA tgcaCACCTTGGAGGATAAACTGACCCATGTGGCCGCGTCCCTGgatgaaacaaaggaaaaatcaaTCCAAG ctcagcagcggctggaggagcaggtgggggtgcTGCGGGACTCCCTGAACTCGCTGAACTGCGACCTGATCGAACTGAAATCCAACG GGAGCCGGCCCGGCTGCTGCCCCAGGGCCTGGGAGCGCTTCGGGCGGGGCTGTTACTGGTTCTCCACCGAGCAGAAGACCTGGGAGGAATCGAACCTTTACTGCCAGGCGCAGGACTCGCACCTGGTCATCATCAACACCCAGGAGGAGCAG CTGTACGTACAGCGACGCACGGTCCCTTTGTACACCTGGATCGGTTTGACCGACAAGAGCGGCCAGTGGCGGTGGGTCGATGGTTCCCTCTACACCATGGACTCCCG GTCCTGGAGGGAAGGCCAGCCCGACGAATACCACGGCCACGGactcgggggtggggaggactgCATCCACCTGCACGACGACGGGCTCTGGAACGATGAACACTGCTCCCGGCTCTACCGCTGGGTGTGCGAGGAGGAGCTCAAGGCTTAA